The proteins below are encoded in one region of Gemmatimonadaceae bacterium:
- a CDS encoding ABC transporter ATP-binding protein — MIEFRALTKSFGARDVLRGVDLCVRPGRVTAVVGSNGAGKTTLIKCLLGLVRPDGGEIRVDGVRVGDDPAYRATIGYASQMSRFPEHLTAREVTKILLGLRGESAVIDWELFERLAIATHLDTRVRALSGGTRQKLAVALAFLFAPRVVVLDEPSAGLDPAANAVLKDKILSERSEGKTVLVTSHVMSELDELADDIVFLRAGRVGYAGSVQKLRVFTGQPHLERAIASMMNKEVVCA; from the coding sequence TTGGCGCGCGCGACGTGCTGCGCGGCGTGGACCTGTGCGTTCGACCGGGTCGCGTGACGGCCGTGGTCGGGTCTAACGGAGCCGGCAAGACGACGCTCATCAAGTGCCTGTTGGGCCTCGTGCGGCCGGACGGCGGAGAGATCCGCGTCGACGGTGTGCGCGTCGGAGATGATCCGGCCTATCGCGCCACCATCGGATACGCATCGCAGATGAGCCGTTTCCCCGAGCACCTCACGGCGCGCGAGGTGACGAAGATTCTGCTCGGATTGCGTGGCGAGTCGGCCGTTATCGACTGGGAATTGTTCGAGCGGCTCGCGATCGCTACACACCTCGATACGCGCGTCCGCGCGTTGTCGGGCGGCACGCGGCAGAAGCTCGCCGTCGCGCTGGCATTTCTGTTCGCCCCGCGCGTGGTCGTGCTCGACGAACCGAGCGCGGGGCTCGATCCCGCGGCGAACGCGGTGCTCAAGGACAAGATCCTGAGCGAGCGCAGCGAAGGCAAAACGGTGCTCGTCACGTCGCACGTGATGAGCGAGTTGGACGAGCTCGCCGACGACATCGTGTTCCTGCGCGCGGGCCGCGTGGGATACGCCGGCTCCGTGCAGAAGCTGCGCGTGTTCACCGGACAACCGCACCTCGAGCGCGCCATTGCGTCGATGATGAACAAGGAGGT